Proteins from a genomic interval of Helicobacter pylori Shi112:
- a CDS encoding IS607-like element IS607 family transposase, with translation MNKRMLSIGQASKLLGVTIQTLRNWDKKDLLKPDELTKGGERRYKLESLRRINRNAVFNQDELKTIAYARVSSHDQQEDLIRQVQVLELYCARCGFNYEVIQDLGSGMNYYKKGLTKLLNLILDNQVKRLVLTHKDRLLRFGAELVFSICEAKEVEVVIINKGDENVRFEEELAKDVLEIITVFSARLYGSRSKKNKKLLDEMQEVITNNVSYLNHA, from the coding sequence ATGAATAAAAGAATGCTATCAATCGGTCAAGCGAGTAAGCTTTTGGGTGTAACTATCCAAACCTTACGCAATTGGGATAAAAAAGATTTGTTAAAACCTGATGAACTCACTAAAGGCGGTGAAAGGCGTTACAAGTTAGAAAGTTTAAGGCGTATCAATAGAAACGCAGTCTTTAATCAAGATGAATTAAAAACAATAGCTTATGCTAGAGTAAGCTCGCATGACCAACAAGAGGATTTAATCAGACAAGTTCAAGTTTTAGAGCTTTATTGCGCTAGATGCGGCTTTAACTATGAAGTGATACAAGATTTAGGGAGTGGCATGAACTACTATAAAAAAGGCTTAACCAAGCTTTTAAACTTAATCTTAGACAATCAAGTCAAGCGCCTTGTATTAACGCATAAAGACAGATTATTACGCTTTGGAGCTGAATTGGTATTCAGTATTTGTGAAGCTAAAGAAGTAGAAGTGGTTATCATCAATAAGGGTGATGAGAATGTGAGGTTTGAAGAAGAATTAGCCAAAGATGTTTTAGAAATTATAACCGTCTTTAGCGCTAGATTGTATGGCTCTAGGTCTAAGAAAAACAAAAAACTCTTAGATGAAATGCAAGAAGTCATAACTAACAATGTCAGCTATCTCAATCACGCATAA